One stretch of Castor canadensis chromosome 14, mCasCan1.hap1v2, whole genome shotgun sequence DNA includes these proteins:
- the LOC109697877 gene encoding uncharacterized protein, with protein sequence MTSGAVGRTLGDPGGREMDLIIFEDVAVNFTQEEWALLDPSQKKLYKDVMLETFRSLAAVGVKWEDQNIEDECTNHKRNLRTQMMERLCEQEEGSQCREPFSFTPEPLVNQKTHPEVTPHYSRMGVEVLVGQSSFKRHITSDSEHGLLEYQGYREKLYERERHDKAFRWPDCIKNYEKSHPGEKLYECKQCGKAFKSFSSVQIHERVHNGVKPYRCKQCGKAFSCSSYIRIHERTHTGEKPYECKQCGKTFTYLQSVRRHMIMHSGDGPYKCEVCGKTFHYPSLFRIHERTHSGEKPYECKQCGKAFKCSSSIRNHETTHTGEKPYECKQCGKAFSCPSYIRMHVRTHAGEKPYECKECGKIFTCLKSVRRHMVTHSGDRPYKCKQCGKAFSSSSYVKIHERTHTGEKPYECKQCGKALSSSNSFRRHERTHTGEKPYECIECGKAFKCLNSLYKHGRIHIGEYVCKT encoded by the exons GACTTGATAATCTTTGAGGATGTGGCTGTGAACTTCACCCAGGAAGAGTGGGCTCTGCTGGATCCTTCCCAGAAGAAGCTCTACAAAGATGTGATGCTGGAAACCTTCAGGAGCCTGGCTGCTGTAG GAGTAAAATGGGAAGACCAGAACATTGAAGATGAATGTACAAATCACAAGAGAAATCTAAG AACTCAAATGATGGAGAGACTCTGTGAACAAGAAGAAGGGAGCCAGTGTAGAGAACCCTTCAGCTTTACTCCAGAGCCTCTTGTGAACCAGAAAACTCATCCAGAAGTAACACCCCATTACAGCCGCATGGGTGTAGAAGTTCTCGTTGGTCAGTCATCCTTTAAGAGGCACATCACATCCGACTCTGAACATGGGCTACTTGAGTATCAGGGATATAGAGAAAAACTCTATGAACGTGAACGACATGATAAAGCCTTTAGGTGGCCTGATTGCATTAAGAATTATGAAAAGAGTCACCCTGGGGAGAAACTCTATGAATGTaaacagtgtgggaaagccttcaagAGTTTCAGTTCTGTTCAGATACATGAAAGAGTGCACAATGGAGTGAAACCTTAcagatgtaagcaatgtgggaaagccttcagttgTTCCAGTTATATTCgaatacatgaaagaactcatactggagagaagccctatgagtGCAAGCAGTGTGGGAAGACATTCACTTATCTCCAGAGTGTTCGAAGACACATGATAATGCACAGTGGAGATGGACCATATAAGTGTGAAGTGTGTGGGAAAACATTTCATTATCCCAGTTTATTTCGTATTCATGAAAGgactcacagtggagagaaaccctatgaatgtaagcagtgtgggaaggCCTTTAAGTGCTCCAGTTCTATTCGCAATCATGAAACCAcgcacactggagagaaaccctatgagtgtaagcagtgtgggaaagccttcagttgTCCCAGCTACATTCGGATGCATGTGAGAACACAtgctggggagaagccctatgaatgtaaggaatgtgggaaaaTATTCACTTGTCTCAAAAGTGTTCGAAGACACATGGTAACACACAGTGGAGACAGGCCTTATAagtgtaagcaatgtgggaaagctttcAGCAGTTCTAGTTATGTGAAAATTCATGAAAGAAcacacactggggagaagccctacgaatgtaagcagtgtgggaaagccttaaGTAGTTCCAATTCCTTTAGAcgacatgaaagaactcacactggagagaaaccttacgaATGTATTgaatgtgggaaggccttcaaGTGTCTCAATTCCTTGTATAAACATGGAAGGATTCACATTGGAGAATATGTATGTAAAACGTGA